CATATTGTTGTAGTCATATCTGCATTCTGCCAAAGGTTTTTATGAATGTGTTATACAGTTTAACAGTTTAGTTATTTATGATAATgtttaatattaattttattatgtGATTAGCAGACAAGTAATAAATAAACAGGAATGCAATGTTTAAGAATAATCACATTGTCATCTACCATCTATATTTAGATAGAGCAGGCATGCTATTGTTCTCCTGTGTCATCCCAAAGTCTCGTGCTTGTCATGATGAAACTGGAACAATTCTAGTCAATAGGAGCCTCATTTGTCATAGTCCATACCTTAGTGCAGGCAGCACACAGGAAAAGACTGTAGTTCCCTAGGAATGACCCAATGACTTGTATTGGGTTACGCATAGTTACTATTAATAAACTAGAAGCAATGAAACCACTGGACACGACTAAATGTTTTTAAGTGAGTGTTGAGAAAGATTTTCTGTTGTGTTCATTTAGAAAACATGTTATAATTTTAATTgcctctgtttaaaaaaaaatatatacattattgTTGATCATCATACTCAAAGCATGAGCTGAACTTGAGTGCCAAGGACTTTTAAGAAGTCAAGTACCTTGAACATGTGTGGAAAGCCCTGTTTGTGTgtgcttaaagggatcctgtcataatgaaaattctgcattttatagagcaggaggagctgagctaatttacatatttttctagatcctttttttggggaaaaaatactctataggcctcatgcacacggacatatgtgtttttctgttctgtatatacacgTATGAGCACGCATGGCACTATATTGATCCATAGACATACAAAAAATTGCTCCCcactgtatatttatgtatgttcCATTCCAATAGACTTGTACGAAACATAAATacaggaaaaaataggacatactcTATATTtgttatgtttggttcacagtATAGTATGTTGGGCAATACGACCATTCATATGGGTGATCGTATTGGCCATTGTAGTGAATGTGGATGTATGACAACGGTACAGTACGTGTAGCACAAGGCTGGAACTATCCGTACGTTTGCATGAGGCCTACATCCAAGAGAAATCCAGAGTCACAGAGGATACATAAAAATTCGATTTACACATTTCGTCTTACGACCTAGTCATGATCCCCCTTGCATTAGGCCTAACTTGTCATTTATTCATACAACAAACAGCTTATTATTGGCTGAAGAGTCCATTGGGCAGTCCTATCAATAATTGTCAGCATTCCTTGTACATGTAGTACAACATAGTAAATATCTATCAGTTATTAGGACAACACAGTGGAAAACCTAAGCATAGAACAAGCAATaatttatatagatagatatatctagTATCACCACAAAAGAATACtataaaacaaaagaatataatAGGGTAAAGAACGCATAAAATATACTGTGTAAAATACTATGCACATACTATGTAGGGACTACTAATAAACATGTTATACTCAGTTTGCATTTACATTATaatctatatatttatttgtataattatatatatcAAAGTATTTGCATATCTCCGATGGGATGTACCGTacttccaagttttttttttatttgcctttGACTCTCAGGTTACAAGACCCAATTCTTAATGAATGGCATTCTTCCCTGTAATCTAGGGTCTCTATATATTAATTAAGACTTCACAGAGAAGATTCAGGTTATAAATATAGGAAGGCTATAGCAGGTTTTGCAGCCATATAATACTATGTGAAATATTTGCACAAGCAGATCATGTAGGAGAATACAGTAAACTACATACAGGAATTCTGAGCAAGAGTTTATTATACAAGATGTCTGTGACCGTAATATTTTAAGGTATAAATAATTAGAATATGTACATGGTGTAAACACACTAAGCGCAAATAAGTGATTGTATTTTAAGAAAAAATTACATTAGTTTATACAGATATACATTTTACACTTATATATACCAATGCATGATTATAGCAGATCTTTACTCTCTATACacagaaatatacacatatacatatattatacatacataatGTTGTCTATTAATCATATTTGTAATTTTCTTCTCCAATTTGTAGACATGGGGCGAAAATGTATTTTACAAGGTTGTCTTCTGAAATACATACATATTTTCACATAAATCAgtttatatttttctttactcATGAATGCAAACAACTTTTCAATAAAAAGCCTTTATTCTTTCATAAGATACAAAACAACAAAGGTTTAAAGGTTTATCATATACACGTTCATTTCTGGCAATgatttatgtaaatatatcattCACTACCTTCCATCTTTGCCAGAATATGATCATTTCAAGCATTGTATACAATAAACTCTTATGATGCACATATGGTGTGAATATTGCTCAACATATTTGTATGTATTCTATTCTAATACACATTTGGAAGTAGTCTCATTATAATAGTAAAAGGAAATATTCTAACTACATTGTTACATATTTTATCCATACAACTTAGATGGTGAGTCTCTTATCTACACCTGATCTGAGGTCCTCTGCTCCATTTCCTACTCCATTTCCTACAGTCGTTCAGGTTATGTAGAAAAATGATTCGATCTGTACATCTAGCAATGTtatctgaccacctggattgGACACTTTTTTCACTAGTCAAATATTTTGCATTATAAAAGAAACGGTGAGGTGTGAAGTCCCTCCAGCTTTATGCGCGGCTGaccataggtggcgctgtatccGTGTAGGACAAGGTCATACAGGTGCCGTACGCTACAGAGGTGTATGCACCTTATTAATGGCATATTCTTTATTATTGATGCTATATAGAAATTCCTATATAATCTGAATAAACAATATAATCTGAATAAACAACTATAAGTATTTCGAACTAGTTTTGGTTACTAAtagttgctatatatatatatatatatatatatatatatatatatatatatatatatggtataagaAGTTTTCAGTGTTCCTATGTATGTAGCCCATAGAATGAGGAAACAATAATCACTCAAATACTGAACGCAGTATTTCTTACATAATACATTCAATGATTCACTGAACCTCTTTCTAACatgacaataaaataataataagttcCATAGCAACGTTTTTCTCCCTTAAATAGTGTCCATAGAAATACAACAGAAAACGTATGtaataaatgtttacatattttAGATTGTGTAAAGTATAATCCATCACAAACACAACAAAAATTATATATTGAACCTAGcaattttttctctttctttctttctttttgtctttctttttctctttctatCTCTCTCTTCCTTTCTTTGTATTTGATTATATTATTTCAGAGTTTTATTTATAAGGAATATATTTCTTATGTTCGGTAAATAGCATATAGTATAGTTTATGTGTTTTCATGTTAATGTATAAGGGCTATTAGATATTTGTTGTACACTGTGCATTAATAGTATTATATATGTTGTGCTACTTTAATATTTGGAgtttatagtgtagtgtgtatttaCTGGGAGAGTAAAGTATACAGTATAACAATATATTTGGTCTTTCATAAATAGTATATCCATGTTTATGATAATAtagaaaatgtatacatttatttgtACTATACATAGTTACTTTATGGCTAGATCAATATACACATTTGTTTACACGGTTAAACAAAtagtttacatatatatatatatatatatatatatatatatatatattacagtatactgtagatatatgtGTTGCCTTACACagtgaaagtacattttttgtgaTTAGCTGTTTCTTTAGATGTGGCATGATATTCTGgtttatttgttatttattaCTTGTAGTATTACCCAAGTGATATTTGTGAATAGAACCTATCATACTACCATGGGAAAAGATATTGTTAGGATTATTATTTGTAGTATGATTTTGTGTGTATGTGATCgtgtaactgaaaaaaaaaattatatatatatttatatatgtatatatatatatatatatagagagagagagagagagagagagagagagagagagagagagagagaaagagagagagatacacaTTGTAATTTATGTTTCTTAGAGATATTTAGAGATTAAGAGTATCTGTTGTGTATAttagtgtatataatgtaatatattaaTTTTGTGATATGGTATGGCATTGGTGTATTTGTAGAATTAACTGTATTGTTTAATGGCATATTATTCTATGTTTGCAGTAGCATGCGAAAGTATAATATTATGTATATTACCATTATGATGTATACAGTTTATATTCATGAAgtgttatactgtataatatgtattcTGTATTATGTTTTATAGCGTAGGTTTACTGTAGCATCATGGATATCTTATGTTATATGTTCTTTTGTGTTTTTAGTGTCATGTAAAAGTATAGATTATTTGTATCATGATGTATACTGTGTGAGTTCATGTAGTTTACATACTGCTACACATGCTTTTTTGTGATATGTTAATTATATGGTTTCGGTTTCTTTGTAGCATCCTTTATATGTTATGCAGTGTGTCATCATTTGTAATCATGCACCGCAGTAAAAGCCATTTTTAGCATCATATCTATTGTATGTAGTatagtatgtatactgtatgtaacttGTAGTATATATTCTTATTTGCTGTATCAATGTATGACAACCCGATAAAATTATTTGCTTTACTGTATTTTAACTCAACTCCCCAGAAGAATCCCCAGACTCTAATGAAGAAAATCTAGCAAATCctgctgaataatttatgcagtcCAGAATCTCTATGCAAATCAGCAGTGCTCCCATGTATAATGAAGTCACGTGGTGTAGCCAGACAGACAAGCAGCAGTCTGAGCAATTTGCATATTGTAGCTACTAAAATTAACTCCTTCCCTCCTGGTGCTGAGTTTAAAATAATGACAATTACTTAAAATTTGGAATATATTCACAAATATTGAAAGCCAATAACAATAATTATTCTATTACATACCAATCAAACAGCCGCAAAAACTGAATGGAATATATGTTGCAATACCTTTTCAAGGTCACTCATACATATAATGTAATTTGTACTAGTAGTGAAGAATATGGCCCTCGGAGGATTCTCAACAAttggtgtttttttattttttattcatttttatagtaATAACTAACTGCCTTTTTCATGTTAATTTCATAAATATCACGTTTTATAGTATTTGATGCTGGAAATGATACATTCCATTTAAATTTATACATAGGGACACAGTCAAAGCCCACATCATATGATGTATTATTATTTACACAgtacatgtattttatattatatgaaaTTACATGGTGATCACTACAGATAAGAATACAGCAGGATGAGAACTAAAATACGGAGCTGTCCATGGTGATAGTAACCCTGGGCACGATGGTCCTGGTATATCTAGAAGACCAGCAGTCTAGAACACGCACTGTTACAGGTATATATCTCAGAAGGTTCCTGCTTATATTTATATGTGACTGTAAGCACCTTTAGATGCCCATAAACAAAGGGAAACCATAAAGTCTAATGGAATGCGTGACTGTATATACCACGTTATAGCTTCATACACATGTATGAATACGAAAACAATCTGTTGAGGAATCATTTATAACAATTGCAAAGAAAGCAACTTCTTGTATAATATTATGTAATTAGATAGATAATATGTAAATAGGTCAATAGAAAATAGTAGAATGAGAGATTTTTACATAGATGAATGCTCGATAGACATAGACATATCGCCAGGTATCTGCTAGATAAAGATTGCAAGATGATGAATTAATGTAGATGTAGAGATGGATATATAAAATATGATAGATTATAGAAAGGTAGACTTAAAGATAAAAGATAAGATTGGTAgacgatatatatatagatgtagagATGTaaaattgatagatagatagatagatagacttaaGGTTAAAGAGTAATGTTTATAGACGATAGAACGGTAGGTGTTGAGATGGAACAATGACAGATTATAGATCTtgatatatatattgtaaaattgaAATTAATATGATAGttatgaataatatatatatatatatatatatatatatatatatatatatatatatatataatttgatgATAAAAATGTATAGATACGATAGAACTAGAGATGATTGATAGACAgcagatattttatatatatatatatatatatatatatatatatatatatatatatatatatatatagatgagaTAAGAGTAGGAGTAGCAGTAGCAGTAGAAGCACATGCGGTGTGAGCAGAGCGGAGGGGTTAATGCTGAGCTCGCCCCCTCCCCGGTTCCCTGGGAGAAGTAACCTGCATTAGAATGTGATGCCGCTGACCTATCCCGGGGTGTGACGTCAGGACGCAGCACTGCGTGGAGGAGAAACCAAAAAAAGGGGATTTTTCCCTTCTGTCCTTCTCCATTTCCAAAATGGATGTGCAGATGAAGCCAGGGATGTACGTGGAGCAGGCTGCGGAGGCTCCGAGGAGGTACTGGCTATGGGGCATAGTGCCCCTCACAGAAATGGATGGCGTCGATTAGGGAGGGGGAGACAGGGGGACAGGCACCCCATACATAGGGTATCATATACAGTGCTCCCTACAGAATGCCCCCAGCATGCGACTTGCTGCAAATACCACACTACCAGGAACTGCCACCGCACCCCCTGCTTTGTACGCCCACTACTCCTCAACCTCACCACCGAATCATCCCGGCACTGGCAGCTGCCAGGCACCACACTACTCCATCTACCCCATCTTCACATGTCACTGCACCAACGGCATCGCCATATCAATCACTGCCGCCTCTACCCTCACTGCACCAGCCATAGCACCTCCCGCACTCATAGGATCTGGCACTACCACACTGCTTCTCATTCTCTGTATTCTACAACTAAGTGCACGCTCTGCCTTACTGCCACTTCTGCACCTGGCTTCActctctgcctctcgctgccacTTGTACACCTGGCTGCActctctgcctctcgctgccacTTGTACACCTGGCTGCActctctgcctctcgctgccacTTGTACACCTGGCTGCACTCTCTACCTGTCACTGCCACTTGTACACCTGGCTGCACTCTCTACCTGTCACTGCCACTTGTACACCTGGCTGCACTCTCTACCTGTCACTGCCACTTGTACACCTGGCTGCACTCTCTACCTGTCACTGCCACTTGTACACCTGGCTGCACTCTCTACCTGTCACTGCCACTTGTACACCTGGCTGCACTCTCTACCTGTCACTGCCACTTGTACACCTGGCTGCACTCTCTACCTGTCACTGCCTCTTGTACACCTGGTTGCCCTTTCTACCTGTCACTGCCAATTGTACACCTGGCTGCACTCTCTACCTGTCACTGCCACTTGTACACCTGGCTGCAATCTCTCACTCTCACTGCCATTTGTACACCTGGCTGCACTCTCTACCTGTCACTACTACTTCTGCACCCGGCTGCACTCTCTACCTGTCACTGCAACTTGTACACCTGACTGCACTCTCTGCCTCTCACTGCAACTTGTACACCTGGCTGCACTCTCTATACCTTTCACTACTGCTTCTGCACCCGGCTGCACTCTCTACCTCTCACTGCAACTTGTACACCTGGCTGCACTCTCTACCTCTCACTGCAACTTGTACACCTGGCTGCATTCTCTACCTCTCACTGCAAATTGTACACCTGGCTGCACTCTCTACCTCTCATTGCAACTTGTACACCTGGCTGCACTTTCTACCTCTCATTGCAACTTGTACACCTGGCTGCACTCTCTACCTGTCGCTGCCACTTGTACACATGGCTgcactctctgtctctcactgctACTTCTTCACCTGGCTGCACCCTCAGCCCTTCACTGACACTGCACTATTATTACATCGCACCTAAGTGCTCTGCACTCTCAGCAAACAGCCACTTCCACACCTCAGGGTCTGACAGCTTTCATGTGCAGCGTCTTTCAGTCTTTACTGAACAGGATCTATACCTATCAGTCCTTGTCAGCATTACATTCCCACACTAAGGTCTGTGCCAGTATTCACCGTACACAGTCCCTGATACATATCTGTACTATGACCTGGCTCTCCATACAGCTGACTACACTGGAACCTCGTCTTCTCCATACAGCTGAATGCACTGGATCCTCATCTCTTCCATACAGCTGAATACACTGGACCCTCATCTCTTCCATACAGCTGAATACATTGGACCCTCATCTCCTCcatgcagctgtatacactggaccctcatcttctccatacagctgtatacactggaccCTCATCTTCTCCATACAGCTGACTGAACTGGATCCTTAGCTCCTAGATGGTGCCTCCTGCGGTTGCTTGTTACCCTTTTAGAAGCATGATTTGTCTTCAGCTATTGCTTCTTCTCCTCCATCCAGATGGCTATGTTCCAGAAGATCTCTAGGGCGTCAGTGGAGGatgatgtggtcttctgcttccACCATGGATACAATAAAGGTGAGGCTGGAGAATTGTAGCCCAGCTTCTGGATCACACAAGTCACCACCACTTGGACATCTCAGTAAAGTTCCTTAGCTGTGGCAGCTTGGAGCATATCTTCTCGCTCTCTCCCTGTCTCCTGGAGGTAAATGGGATCTCATAAGTTATTCCTATGCTATT
The DNA window shown above is from Engystomops pustulosus chromosome 1, aEngPut4.maternal, whole genome shotgun sequence and carries:
- the LOC140135020 gene encoding uncharacterized protein isoform X1, with product MGHSAPHRNGWRRLGRGRQGDRHPIHRVSYTVLPTECPQHATCCKYHTTRNCHRTPCFVRPLLLNLTTESSRHWQLPGTTLLHLPHLHMSLHQRHRHINHCRLYPHCTSHSTSRTHRIWHYHTASHSLYSTTKCTLCLTATSAPGFTLCLSLPLVHLAALSASRCHLYTWLHSLPLAATCTPGCTLYLSLPLVHLAALSTCHCHLYTWLHSLPVTATCTPGCTLYLSLPLVHLAALSTCHCHLYTWLHSLPVTATCTPGCTLYLSLPLVHLVALSTCHCQLYTWLHSLPVTATCTPGCNLSLSLPFVHLAALSTCHYYFCTRLHSLPVTATCTPDCTLCLSLQLVHLAALSIPFTTASAPGCTLYLSLQLVHLAALSTSHCNLYTWLHSLPLTANCTPGCTLYLSLQLVHLAALSTSHCNLYTWLHSLPVAATCTHGCTLCLSLLLLHLAAPSALH